One segment of Engraulis encrasicolus isolate BLACKSEA-1 chromosome 7, IST_EnEncr_1.0, whole genome shotgun sequence DNA contains the following:
- the tbl2 gene encoding transducin beta-like protein 2 has translation MEFAALIALTLVIGALVLLVFVAVNKRKGELPEVVEQNEDSGVEQNVAKPVPAKKQKAQQRPRKEKVQQHTFTHPLLASSLKGHSSSVTCIDFSSNGKYLASCADDRTVRIWSTKDFLERDHKCLRANVELDHATLVSFSPDSRAFITWLANGDTIRVFKMAKKEDGSFSFTANPEDFPQRHKTIVINIGIAETGKFIMSASSDTTILVWDLKGEVLASINTNQMNNAYASISPCGRFIASCGFTPDVKVWEVCFGKSGEFREVVRAFDLKGHSAGVHSFAFSNDSRRMATVSKDGTWKLWDTDVEYKKQQDPRLLRTVPCKSSEGSRVALSPDGRVVAISNGCDVAMFNATSGELEQEFHGVHAEEVNHLRFDINGRFLVSSGDRAIRVFHNVTGYRAAIQDMQEMLKKASNEGMKQRLQQQIKEAQSALDAVLAGGH, from the exons TGGAGCAGAACGTGGCCAAACCTGTCCCAGCCAAAAAGCAGAAAGCTCAACAGCGTCCGAGGAAGGAGAAAGTTCAGCAGCACACATTCACTCACCCACTTTTGGCTTCCTCTTTAAAG GGCCACAGTAGCAGCGTAACCTGCATTGACTTCAGCAGCAATGGCAAGTACCTGGCCTCGTGTGCGGACGACCGCACAGTGCGAATATGGAGCACCAAGGACTTCTTGGAGAGAGACCACAAATGCCTGCGTGCCAACGTAGAACTGGACCATGCCACGCTGGTCAGCTTTAGTCCAGACTCAAG AGCCTTCATTACCTGGTTAGCTAATGGGGACACCATACGCGTTTTCAAAATGGCCAAAAAGGAGGACGGATCATTCAGCTTCACAGCCAACCCAGAGGACTTCCCTCAGAGACACAAAACCATTGTCATCAACATTGGAATAGCAGAAACAG GTAAATTTATCATGAGTGCCTCAAGCGACACCACTATCCTGGTGTGGGACCTTAAAGGAGAAGTGTTGGCCTCCATCAACACCAACCAGATGAATAACGCCTATGCATCCATCTCACCTTGTGGAAG GTTTATTGCGTCCTGTGGGTTCACCCCTGACGTTAAGGTGTGGGAGGTGTGCTTTGGCAAGAGTGGCGAGTTTAGAGAGGTCGTGCGAGCGTTTGACCTCAAAGGTCATTCGGCAGGTGTCCATTCCTTTGCCTTCTCCAACGACTCCCGCAG GATGGCGACGGTGTCCAAAGACGGCACGTGGAAGCTGTGGGACACGGACGTGGAGTACAAGAAGCAGCAGGACCCCCGGCTGCTGCGCACCGTGCCCTGCAAGTCCTCGGAGGGCAGCCGGGTGGCGCTGTCCCCCGACGGGCGCGTGGTGGCCATCTCCAACGGCTGCGACGTGGCCATGTTCAACGCCACCTCGGGCGAGCTGGAGCAGGAGTTCCACGGCGTGCACGCCGAGGAGGTCAACCACCTCCGCTTCGACATCAACGGACGCTTCCTGGTGTCCAGCGGCGACCGCGCCATCCGCGTCTTCCACAACGTGACGGGCTACCGCGCGGCCATCCAGGACATGCAGGAGATGCTGAAGAAGGCCTCCAACGAGGGCATGAAGCAGCGGCTACAGCAGCAGATCAAGGAGGCGCAGAGCGCCCTGGACGCTGTGCTGGCTGGCGGCCACTGA
- the bcl7ba gene encoding B-cell CLL/lymphoma 7 protein family member B-A isoform X2, producing MSGRSVRAETRSRAKDDIKKVMAAIERVRRWEKRWVTVGDTSLRIYKWVPIVDSKEKDKSKHSSNVNREHNSYTTETPSANNSLLDFQDENSNQSSLSDMYQTKVDSSSNSSPQPSEPVSPAHVTDFRADDPQPPTLGQESLEGPGMPSREIADEPPTLIKEADLLPLPPQLRAPYPVSAPPKARVEKEDTDAPPLKRVCTDQTSVLQSSTMS from the exons ATGTCTGGACGATCTGTTCGTGCGGAGACTCGAAGCCGCGCTAAAGATGATATCAAGAAAGTGATGGCGGCTATTGAAAGAGTCCGCAGATG GGAGAAGAGGTGGGTGACTGTAGGAGATACCTCCTTACGGATATACAAGTGGGTGCCTATTGTGGACTCCAAGGAG AAAGACAAAAGCAAGCATTCAAGCAATGTAAACAGAGAACATAACAGTTACACCACAGAGACACCTTCTGCAAATAACTCTCTGCTGGATTTCCAGG ATGAGAACAGCAACCAGAGCTCACTGTCAGACATGTACCAGACCAAGGTGGACAGCAGCAGTAACTCTAGCCCCCAGCCCAGTGAGCCTGTCAGCCCAGCGCATGTCACCGACTTTCGGGCTGACGACCCTCAGCCTCCCACCCTGGGACAGGAAAGCTTGGAGG ggcccGGAATGCCGTCTCGGGAAATAGCTGATGAGCCCCCCACACTAATAAAAGAGGCGGATCTTCTTCCCTTGCCACCACAG ctacgAGCCCCGTATCCTGTGTCTGCACCTCCCAAGGCCCGTGTAGAGAAGGAGGACACTGATGCCCCTCCCTTGAAGAGAGTGTGCACTGATCAGACCTCCGTGCTTCAGTCCTCCACCATGAGCtaa
- the bcl7ba gene encoding B-cell CLL/lymphoma 7 protein family member B-A isoform X1 gives MSGRSVRAETRSRAKDDIKKVMAAIERVRRWEKRWVTVGDTSLRIYKWVPIVDSKEKDKSKHSSNVNREHNSYTTETPSANNSLLDFQDENSNQSSLSDMYQTKVDSSSNSSPQPSEPVSPAHVTDFRADDPQPPTLGQESLEGETRKDLAGPGMPSREIADEPPTLIKEADLLPLPPQLRAPYPVSAPPKARVEKEDTDAPPLKRVCTDQTSVLQSSTMS, from the exons ATGTCTGGACGATCTGTTCGTGCGGAGACTCGAAGCCGCGCTAAAGATGATATCAAGAAAGTGATGGCGGCTATTGAAAGAGTCCGCAGATG GGAGAAGAGGTGGGTGACTGTAGGAGATACCTCCTTACGGATATACAAGTGGGTGCCTATTGTGGACTCCAAGGAG AAAGACAAAAGCAAGCATTCAAGCAATGTAAACAGAGAACATAACAGTTACACCACAGAGACACCTTCTGCAAATAACTCTCTGCTGGATTTCCAGG ATGAGAACAGCAACCAGAGCTCACTGTCAGACATGTACCAGACCAAGGTGGACAGCAGCAGTAACTCTAGCCCCCAGCCCAGTGAGCCTGTCAGCCCAGCGCATGTCACCGACTTTCGGGCTGACGACCCTCAGCCTCCCACCCTGGGACAGGAAAGCTTGGAGGGTGAGACTCGCAAGGATTTGGCAG ggcccGGAATGCCGTCTCGGGAAATAGCTGATGAGCCCCCCACACTAATAAAAGAGGCGGATCTTCTTCCCTTGCCACCACAG ctacgAGCCCCGTATCCTGTGTCTGCACCTCCCAAGGCCCGTGTAGAGAAGGAGGACACTGATGCCCCTCCCTTGAAGAGAGTGTGCACTGATCAGACCTCCGTGCTTCAGTCCTCCACCATGAGCtaa